The following are from one region of the Methanospirillum hungatei genome:
- a CDS encoding tetratricopeptide repeat protein, which yields MSFDKSFHQAVYLNARGRYEEAVIKFDQLIQLHPDDVEAWKKRASFHMQIQRYQNAVEDFSRILELSPDDIDILMQMGRALTELARFEEAIDAFEKVILKYPHNIPALVSKGKALHELGRYGQAMEAFDKAVRVNPEDPELLELNGDTLIELGRFEEALAAFERAIQIRPNKGYLWRKKGHVLKALGRKDEMNDAYDKGYRLDCPEYSI from the coding sequence ATGAGTTTTGATAAATCATTCCATCAGGCGGTGTATCTGAATGCACGGGGAAGGTATGAGGAGGCTGTCATAAAATTTGATCAGTTAATTCAGTTACATCCCGATGATGTTGAAGCATGGAAAAAAAGAGCATCGTTCCATATGCAAATCCAGAGATATCAGAACGCTGTCGAGGATTTTTCCAGGATACTTGAGTTATCTCCTGATGACATCGATATATTGATGCAAATGGGTCGTGCTCTCACCGAGCTGGCTCGATTCGAAGAAGCGATTGATGCATTTGAGAAGGTCATTCTAAAATATCCGCATAATATTCCTGCTTTGGTATCGAAAGGAAAAGCCTTGCATGAATTAGGTCGATATGGGCAAGCCATGGAGGCATTTGACAAAGCGGTCAGGGTAAATCCGGAAGATCCTGAGCTTTTAGAGTTGAATGGCGATACACTCATCGAACTTGGCAGGTTTGAAGAGGCACTTGCAGCATTCGAGCGAGCAATTCAGATACGACCAAATAAAGGGTACTTATGGAGAAAGAAGGGTCATGTTCTCAAGGCTCTTGGAAGAAAGGATGAGATGAACGACGCATATGACAAAGGATACCGCCTTGATTGTCCGGAATATAGTATATGA
- a CDS encoding tetratricopeptide repeat protein, translating to MQRKLILLFSLLSVILLAFWVQADNDNSNYEKGLRLFEQGKFEEALDAFDQQILINEKSCTVWAAKALTLYKLGQYDEAKSAIEKELELDQFKEKTVNGIIGQIALFGKNMGFSNDDFVGFFTEMVTKFENPSDTSEKKNDNPNTVIDTPDPIKDNPDSVSDKPCPMTGSSDPVSDNPVPITDNPAPVNDNSNPIINNPIPLDENSVPITDGPVPVNDNLVDDDENSDTDWISKGSEFQKNGELDKAIEAFNKAIDINPKDEIAWNNKGTALVEQGKFNEAIEAFDKAININSDFEDAWMNKGLILKNLGRYEEAIDAFEEVLRINPNNELVQEYRDELLKLINDSNPTKNQPPVNNQQPIKEQPPVNQKPVTPHKDCCAVMMSCGGNLDCYYGEGCGTNDLPLNCMV from the coding sequence ATGCAAAGAAAGTTGATTTTGCTGTTTTCACTATTATCTGTGATATTATTAGCTTTTTGGGTTCAGGCAGATAATGATAACAGTAATTACGAGAAAGGTTTGAGGCTTTTTGAACAAGGAAAATTTGAAGAAGCCCTGGATGCTTTTGACCAACAAATTCTAATTAATGAAAAATCATGCACCGTTTGGGCCGCAAAAGCACTTACTCTTTATAAATTAGGTCAGTATGACGAAGCAAAATCGGCAATAGAAAAAGAATTAGAATTAGATCAGTTTAAAGAAAAAACCGTAAATGGCATCATTGGTCAGATTGCTCTTTTTGGAAAAAATATGGGATTTTCAAATGATGATTTTGTTGGTTTTTTTACTGAAATGGTCACAAAATTTGAAAATCCATCCGATACATCAGAAAAAAAGAATGATAACCCCAATACAGTGATTGACACTCCAGATCCGATAAAAGATAACCCTGATTCAGTGAGTGACAAACCTTGCCCGATGACTGGTAGTTCTGATCCAGTGAGTGATAATCCTGTTCCGATAACCGATAATCCAGCTCCTGTCAATGATAATTCTAATCCGATAATTAACAATCCTATACCACTGGATGAGAATTCAGTTCCAATAACTGATGGTCCAGTTCCAGTGAATGATAATCTTGTTGATGACGATGAGAATTCAGATACTGACTGGATTTCTAAAGGAAGCGAGTTTCAGAAAAATGGTGAATTAGATAAGGCAATTGAAGCATTTAACAAAGCAATAGATATTAATCCAAAAGATGAAATAGCATGGAATAATAAAGGGACGGCTTTAGTAGAACAAGGTAAATTTAATGAGGCAATTGAAGCCTTTGATAAAGCGATAAATATTAATTCGGATTTCGAAGATGCCTGGATGAATAAGGGATTAATACTGAAAAACCTAGGTAGATATGAAGAAGCAATTGACGCATTTGAAGAGGTTTTACGAATTAATCCAAATAATGAATTAGTTCAGGAGTATAGAGATGAATTGTTAAAGTTAATCAACGATTCGAATCCAACGAAGAATCAACCACCCGTAAACAATCAGCAACCCATCAAAGAACAACCACCCGTAAACCAAAAGCCCGTAACTCCTCATAAGGATTGTTGTGCAGTAATGATGAGTTGTGGTGGGAATCTTGATTGTTATTATGGTGAGGGATGTGGGACTAATGATTTACCTCTAAATTGCATGGTCTAG
- a CDS encoding CBS domain-containing protein has protein sequence MDLSPIQNDILITLISLYEKKSLPIKGEEIADIILRNPGTVRNQMQALKAIGLVDGIPGPKGGYHPTALAYKELNLKHNGEAYEVKISRDGEIVPGVKVGEIIFTTLSHADICHAQIRIIGSVKLFNNGDVITIGPTPVNKLLIKGEVFGKDENEPALIVSILEMVSLPKKPIRDYMTTPIKMLSTKNSLKEAVRLFNTHHIHGAPVMDGGFLRGIVTMSDILHAIEQDLPLDTQVSEVMTEDVVYADASVQLYEVIRKFKERSIGRLVVFEENRPVGILTQSDIFRTLPTN, from the coding sequence ATGGATTTATCTCCGATTCAAAACGATATCCTGATTACTCTTATCAGCCTGTATGAGAAAAAATCCCTTCCGATAAAAGGAGAGGAGATAGCTGACATCATTTTACGCAATCCCGGAACTGTCAGAAACCAGATGCAGGCACTCAAGGCGATAGGACTCGTTGATGGAATTCCAGGGCCAAAAGGGGGGTACCATCCGACCGCTCTTGCGTACAAAGAACTCAACCTGAAACACAACGGGGAAGCATATGAAGTCAAGATCTCCCGTGACGGAGAGATTGTTCCGGGTGTGAAAGTTGGTGAGATCATCTTTACCACCCTCTCCCATGCCGATATCTGCCATGCCCAGATTCGGATCATCGGAAGTGTGAAACTTTTCAATAATGGTGATGTCATCACCATTGGACCAACCCCGGTCAATAAACTGCTTATCAAGGGTGAAGTCTTTGGGAAAGATGAGAATGAGCCAGCCCTGATCGTCTCAATCCTTGAGATGGTATCTTTGCCAAAAAAACCTATCCGGGACTATATGACCACCCCAATTAAGATGCTTTCTACAAAAAATTCCCTGAAAGAGGCCGTAAGACTCTTTAATACACACCACATCCATGGTGCTCCAGTCATGGACGGGGGATTTCTCCGGGGCATTGTAACCATGTCAGATATACTTCACGCCATAGAACAGGATCTTCCACTAGACACCCAGGTCAGTGAGGTCATGACTGAAGATGTGGTATATGCTGATGCATCGGTCCAGCTCTACGAGGTCATCAGAAAATTCAAGGAGCGTTCTATCGGACGTCTTGTTGTTTTCGAAGAGAACAGACCGGTGGGAATCCTGACCCAGTCAGATATCTTCCGGACACTGCCGACTAATTAA
- a CDS encoding DNA-methyltransferase yields the protein MRSVTTPGGIFYNGECISGSVLIPDNSVDLIITDPPYGIEGDKLHRHYNRDESFVTDGYVEIPAEDYESFTKDWIGQAERILRPGGSLYIVSGYTHLRHILNALYKTSLEEVNHIIWRYNFGVFTSLKYVSSHYHILFFAKPGGKRTFNTECRFSLSEKDENGGSLNYQDREDVWIINREYKPRKVKNKNELPTALLSKIIQYSSNEGDLVCDLFLGGFSTAKTAIGLSRRATGFEISPVMFDARIDEMAALIPGFLLNTAQTPKEPGRKRTRKAWNKDETERLRSRYNELNQTNLSQKEVNQQLQEEFDRGYWSIEKALKQTGIKPGR from the coding sequence ATGCGATCTGTTACAACTCCGGGAGGTATTTTTTACAACGGTGAATGCATCTCTGGATCTGTTCTTATTCCGGATAACTCCGTTGATCTCATCATAACTGATCCTCCCTATGGCATTGAAGGGGACAAACTCCACCGGCACTATAACCGGGATGAATCATTTGTAACAGATGGATATGTAGAAATCCCAGCGGAGGATTATGAATCATTTACAAAGGACTGGATCGGTCAGGCTGAGCGTATTCTCAGGCCTGGAGGTTCTCTTTATATCGTATCTGGTTATACCCATCTTCGTCACATCCTCAATGCACTCTACAAAACCAGCCTGGAGGAAGTAAACCATATCATCTGGCGATATAACTTCGGGGTATTTACCAGTCTGAAGTATGTCTCATCGCACTACCATATCCTGTTTTTTGCAAAGCCCGGGGGAAAGCGGACCTTTAACACCGAATGCAGGTTCTCCCTCTCGGAGAAGGATGAGAACGGGGGATCGCTCAATTACCAGGACCGGGAGGATGTCTGGATCATCAACCGGGAGTATAAACCAAGAAAGGTGAAGAATAAAAATGAACTTCCCACCGCTCTTTTAAGTAAAATCATCCAGTACAGCAGTAATGAAGGGGATCTGGTCTGTGATCTCTTCCTGGGTGGGTTTTCAACCGCAAAAACTGCGATCGGACTCTCACGAAGAGCAACCGGATTTGAGATATCTCCCGTTATGTTTGATGCCAGGATAGATGAGATGGCAGCGCTGATCCCCGGATTTCTTCTCAATACCGCACAAACACCAAAGGAACCTGGCAGGAAACGGACCAGGAAGGCCTGGAATAAAGATGAGACAGAGCGACTCCGATCCAGGTATAACGAGCTGAACCAGACCAATCTTTCTCAGAAAGAGGTTAACCAGCAATTACAGGAAGAGTTCGACCGGGGATACTGGTCAATTGAAAAAGCTCTCAAACAGACTGGTATAAAACCAGGACGATAA
- a CDS encoding PRC-barrel domain-containing protein encodes MKSILARTLSRKQIVTNDGKAIGSLRNLMVDFDTGLITDLVLEPDQSFDTTGYTLDGDRMLIPFEAVRDIKDFIVVDRYLARM; translated from the coding sequence ATGAAGTCCATACTTGCCCGCACGCTCTCACGGAAACAGATCGTGACCAATGACGGGAAAGCAATCGGATCACTTCGCAATCTGATGGTAGATTTTGATACTGGCCTTATCACCGACCTTGTGCTCGAGCCGGACCAGTCCTTTGATACAACCGGATATACTCTGGACGGAGATCGGATGCTTATCCCCTTTGAAGCAGTAAGGGACATCAAGGACTTTATCGTGGTAGACCGTTATCTTGCCAGAATGTGA
- a CDS encoding phosphoglycolate phosphatase, whose protein sequence is MLRGVITDIDGTLTDEKRRLSTAAIETIRKLQENGIEVVLSSGNTSCLLKGLCKLIGTGGTFIGENGGVYRIGFQGSMKVMANRDIAVKALNLLEEYYTKKGIRLELYSHQERYSDIAFAREVPVDEVRSLLAGWPVDIMDTNFAIHIHEAGIDKGKTFHIVAEQLGILPEEFLGIGDSENDIGMIKAAGTGCCVANAQEDVRNISDFCSSVPYGEGFVEIMRKYFPHILAR, encoded by the coding sequence GTGTTACGGGGCGTGATAACTGATATAGATGGAACACTGACTGATGAAAAGCGCAGGCTTTCGACTGCTGCCATAGAGACAATACGAAAGCTCCAGGAGAATGGTATAGAGGTGGTGCTCTCCTCAGGGAACACCTCCTGCCTTCTCAAAGGGCTCTGCAAGCTCATCGGCACCGGTGGAACATTCATTGGTGAAAATGGTGGCGTGTACCGCATTGGATTTCAGGGCTCAATGAAGGTTATGGCGAACCGGGATATTGCAGTAAAAGCTTTGAACCTGTTAGAAGAATACTATACGAAAAAAGGCATCCGTCTTGAACTTTACTCCCACCAGGAGCGGTATTCTGATATCGCGTTTGCCCGGGAGGTACCGGTAGACGAGGTGAGGTCTCTTCTTGCCGGCTGGCCGGTTGATATCATGGATACGAACTTTGCGATTCATATTCATGAGGCTGGAATCGATAAAGGAAAGACGTTTCATATTGTTGCAGAACAGCTAGGTATACTACCTGAGGAGTTCCTTGGCATAGGAGACTCAGAGAACGATATCGGTATGATTAAGGCTGCAGGTACCGGTTGTTGCGTTGCAAATGCACAAGAAGATGTACGGAATATTTCTGACTTTTGTTCATCAGTTCCGTACGGAGAAGGATTTGTTGAGATTATGAGGAAGTACTTCCCTCACATTCTGGCAAGATAA
- the radA gene encoding DNA repair and recombination protein RadA, whose amino-acid sequence MPQRRLDIEDIPGVGPAIAEKLRDAGFLTVESIATSLPSTLAEAAELGEATAKKMIKWCRDQADIGGFKTGTDVFEQRLKVKKLRTLVPEVDELLGGGFETQAITEMYGEFGSGKSQIVHQMAVNVQLPEELGGLGGSVIYVDTENTFRPERIEQMVKGLEIEGAEPQEFLKNIHVARAQTSDHQMLLIETSRELAEELKAAGKPVKLVIVDSLTGLFRSEYAGRGSLAERQQKLNRHMHDIFKLCDEYNAIGLVTNQVQSNPAVFFGDPTKPIGGNIVGHTATFRVYLRKSKGGKRIFRLVDSPNLPEGEATFLVEEGGLRSC is encoded by the coding sequence ATGCCACAACGGAGACTGGATATTGAAGATATTCCGGGTGTCGGCCCGGCTATTGCAGAAAAACTTCGGGATGCAGGATTTCTGACTGTTGAAAGTATTGCAACCTCACTCCCTTCAACCCTGGCAGAAGCTGCAGAACTGGGTGAGGCAACCGCAAAGAAGATGATCAAGTGGTGCCGGGATCAGGCAGATATTGGCGGATTTAAGACTGGAACCGATGTCTTTGAGCAACGTCTGAAAGTCAAGAAACTTCGCACCCTTGTTCCGGAAGTCGATGAACTCCTTGGTGGAGGATTTGAGACCCAGGCCATCACTGAGATGTATGGTGAGTTCGGTTCTGGTAAATCCCAGATTGTCCACCAGATGGCAGTCAATGTTCAGCTCCCTGAGGAACTTGGTGGTCTTGGTGGTTCGGTCATCTACGTAGACACTGAAAACACCTTCAGACCTGAACGTATTGAGCAGATGGTAAAGGGCCTAGAGATAGAAGGTGCAGAACCTCAGGAATTCTTAAAAAATATCCACGTTGCCCGTGCCCAGACCTCTGACCATCAGATGCTCCTTATCGAGACATCCAGAGAACTTGCTGAAGAACTGAAGGCTGCAGGGAAACCAGTCAAGCTGGTAATTGTGGATTCTCTTACCGGTCTTTTCAGGTCAGAGTATGCAGGACGGGGATCTCTTGCAGAACGTCAGCAGAAACTGAACCGTCACATGCATGACATCTTCAAACTCTGTGACGAGTACAATGCCATAGGCCTTGTGACAAACCAGGTCCAATCCAATCCGGCAGTTTTCTTTGGTGATCCGACAAAACCTATCGGAGGAAATATCGTCGGCCATACTGCCACCTTCAGGGTATACCTGCGTAAAAGCAAGGGCGGAAAGCGTATCTTCCGGCTTGTTGACAGTCCAAACCTGCCGGAAGGGGAAGCAACGTTCCTTGTGGAAGAGGGCGGTCTTCGGTCCTGCTAA
- a CDS encoding OB-fold nucleic acid binding domain-containing protein, translating into MVRYHYALVDDLVSREEFDRLIEKKINDCGNLADETAAALLVVKDLGRSHVKIRGLRGKSSLFCFYGKIIGFSGVKEFDRSDGEKGLVSRLTVADETGQVELVFWDEQAAALEDTFEIADVVEIIGRHGKSIREIMPLNLRKTCVDIDCVMEVKERKPPERTDLHLLILSLAEPRPFTRRDGTGGEMVSGLVGDTNGTARLLCWESALLSGVSPGTSISVTGALVKEGDYGGREVIFDEESHISPVNTIPAIPVTPLGTLVPEQSFTVRGTITKILPAKPFTKRDGTTSWVRNLRFSDESAEVPLVLWDADAKRTLLSGETLMLYNAYAKIGRSGETEVSLGRSGALFVVPGQTEKVRIEGVVLHVPEGTLLATSEGSWLVETKLPHGTHVIMTGLASGKRVFCESEEVVNHDHAAMKNDISAFIRSLS; encoded by the coding sequence GTGGTCAGATATCACTACGCTCTGGTCGATGACCTGGTTAGCAGGGAAGAATTTGACCGTCTGATAGAGAAAAAAATAAACGATTGCGGAAATCTTGCAGATGAGACTGCTGCAGCCCTGCTGGTGGTAAAAGATCTTGGCCGATCCCATGTCAAGATCCGTGGTCTTCGGGGAAAATCCTCCCTCTTCTGTTTTTATGGAAAGATAATCGGATTCTCCGGTGTAAAGGAGTTTGATAGGTCAGATGGAGAGAAGGGTCTTGTCTCACGGCTGACGGTGGCTGATGAGACCGGACAGGTTGAACTGGTCTTCTGGGACGAACAGGCTGCAGCCCTTGAAGACACGTTTGAGATTGCTGATGTGGTTGAGATTATCGGACGACATGGAAAGTCTATCCGGGAGATTATGCCGCTCAACCTGCGAAAGACGTGTGTTGACATCGACTGCGTGATGGAGGTGAAAGAACGGAAACCTCCTGAGCGCACTGATCTGCATCTTCTCATCCTCAGTCTTGCAGAGCCCCGTCCATTTACCCGTCGGGATGGAACCGGTGGTGAGATGGTGAGCGGACTTGTCGGTGACACAAATGGAACTGCACGGCTTCTCTGCTGGGAATCTGCCCTGTTATCCGGAGTATCGCCTGGGACGTCCATATCGGTGACCGGTGCTCTGGTAAAAGAAGGAGATTATGGGGGAAGAGAGGTTATATTTGACGAAGAGAGTCACATCTCCCCTGTCAATACTATCCCGGCAATTCCGGTAACGCCACTTGGTACCCTTGTCCCTGAACAGAGTTTTACTGTCCGGGGAACCATTACAAAAATCCTTCCTGCAAAACCGTTTACGAAACGGGATGGTACGACTTCCTGGGTCAGGAACCTCCGGTTTTCTGATGAGAGTGCAGAAGTTCCTCTGGTACTCTGGGATGCTGATGCAAAACGAACGCTCCTTTCCGGTGAAACGCTCATGCTTTACAATGCCTATGCAAAGATTGGGCGATCTGGTGAGACTGAAGTATCCCTCGGAAGGAGCGGCGCTCTGTTCGTGGTTCCGGGACAAACAGAAAAAGTCCGGATTGAAGGAGTCGTTCTTCATGTACCAGAAGGTACCCTTCTTGCAACCAGCGAGGGATCATGGCTTGTGGAGACAAAACTTCCTCATGGTACCCATGTGATCATGACTGGCCTGGCAAGTGGAAAAAGAGTCTTTTGCGAAAGTGAAGAAGTGGTAAATCACGACCATGCAGCTATGAAAAATGACATTTCCGCTTTTATCCGGTCACTTTCATAA
- the lysA gene encoding diaminopimelate decarboxylase: MNLPPHLSIQNHHLMIDGCDTVELAFDYGTPLYVTDETRIRDNFRGYVAALSAHYSHIRVLYAAKANGNLNIIKILAEEGAGADVFSSGELHMALLAGMKPEHLLFNGSSKTEADHRLAVEKDVRVSLDSLDELAQLDRIAGEAGKVAQISFRVNPAIDVPTHPKIATGLATSKFGIPATEIADAYAAALACKNVVPVGIHCHIGSQILEIEPFAKEAQVMMEVVEELHRMGVKFKFIDLGGGLGVAYDHHGPDAPSFASYASAVMPVCTSVLGRLGISPEIWIEPGRSMVCDSTVLLTKVNSVKKAHKTFVNVDAGFNLLIRPAMYDSYHEVLVANRADEKPAGTYTITGPICETGDILAHDRELPDVVASDLIAVLDAGAYGYSMASQYNGRGRCAEVLVRKGQAELMRRAETIADLMANLVTPSWLS, from the coding sequence GTGAACCTTCCACCGCATCTCTCCATACAGAATCACCACCTGATGATTGACGGGTGTGATACGGTTGAACTGGCATTCGATTATGGAACCCCCCTGTATGTCACCGATGAGACCAGAATACGGGACAACTTCCGGGGGTATGTGGCTGCTCTGTCAGCCCATTACTCACATATCCGGGTTCTCTATGCAGCAAAGGCAAATGGAAACCTCAATATCATAAAGATCCTTGCAGAGGAGGGTGCAGGAGCAGATGTCTTCTCATCCGGAGAACTGCATATGGCCCTTCTTGCCGGGATGAAGCCAGAGCACCTGCTCTTTAATGGCTCCTCAAAGACCGAGGCAGATCATCGTCTGGCTGTGGAGAAAGATGTCAGGGTATCACTTGATTCGCTGGATGAACTGGCTCAGCTTGACCGGATTGCAGGAGAAGCAGGAAAGGTTGCCCAGATATCCTTCAGGGTTAATCCGGCAATTGATGTGCCGACACACCCGAAGATAGCAACCGGACTTGCAACATCGAAATTTGGTATCCCGGCAACAGAGATTGCCGATGCCTATGCTGCAGCCCTTGCCTGTAAAAACGTCGTCCCGGTTGGTATTCACTGTCACATCGGTTCCCAAATCCTTGAGATCGAACCTTTTGCAAAGGAAGCACAGGTTATGATGGAGGTTGTTGAAGAGCTCCACCGGATGGGTGTGAAGTTCAAATTCATTGACCTTGGTGGCGGACTTGGAGTGGCATATGATCATCATGGACCAGATGCACCATCCTTTGCCAGCTATGCAAGTGCTGTCATGCCGGTCTGCACATCGGTCCTTGGACGGCTCGGTATTTCACCTGAGATCTGGATTGAACCAGGCCGGTCCATGGTCTGTGACTCAACAGTCCTCCTGACCAAAGTGAACTCGGTCAAAAAGGCACACAAGACCTTTGTGAATGTGGACGCAGGATTCAATCTTCTCATCCGTCCGGCGATGTATGATTCATACCATGAGGTGCTCGTGGCAAACCGTGCTGATGAAAAACCGGCTGGAACATACACGATCACGGGCCCCATCTGTGAGACGGGAGATATCCTTGCCCATGATCGGGAGCTTCCCGACGTTGTTGCCAGCGACCTGATAGCTGTCCTTGATGCTGGTGCCTACGGATACTCCATGGCATCCCAGTACAATGGCAGGGGCCGGTGTGCAGAGGTGCTGGTAAGGAAAGGGCAGGCAGAACTGATGAGAAGGGCAGAGACCATTGCTGACCTGATGGCAAACCTCGTGACTCCTTCATGGCTTTCATAA
- a CDS encoding LL-diaminopimelate aminotransferase: MFAQRIENLPPYLFARIDEMKAKKRAEGVDVIDLGVGDPDLPTPPHIVDALIDAAKNPDNHHYPSYLGMAAYRQAVAGWYNKRFGVDVDPNSQVISLMGSKDGVAHIPEALVGPGDYVLVPSPGYPVYSTGALFAEAKTHEMPLLKENGFLPDLDAIPKDVAKKAKLMWINYPNNPTSAIAPPSFYQEVVEFAREHGIVVVSDNAYSEISFDGYKAPSFLETDGADEIGIEMHSLSKTYNMTGWRIGMAVGNKEVIRGLGIVKTNIDSGVFNPVQYAAIAALQGPQDCVAEACKVYQERRDVLVSGLTKLGFDVTTPKATFYVWMSVPDSISFAAKMLDETGIVVTPGVGFGKSGEGYVRFAITRSVDRIKEAVDRMGEVKW, from the coding sequence ATGTTTGCACAACGGATCGAGAATCTTCCCCCCTATTTATTTGCCCGCATAGATGAGATGAAAGCAAAGAAAAGGGCTGAAGGGGTTGATGTTATCGACCTTGGAGTCGGCGACCCTGATCTTCCTACTCCGCCCCATATTGTCGATGCTCTCATTGATGCAGCTAAAAATCCGGACAATCATCATTATCCGTCCTATCTGGGCATGGCAGCATACCGCCAGGCTGTCGCGGGCTGGTACAATAAGCGGTTTGGTGTTGATGTAGATCCCAACTCACAGGTCATCTCCCTGATGGGTTCAAAGGATGGGGTTGCCCATATCCCTGAAGCTCTCGTGGGTCCGGGAGATTATGTTCTGGTTCCAAGTCCCGGGTATCCGGTCTATAGCACAGGAGCCCTCTTTGCTGAAGCAAAAACTCATGAGATGCCCCTTCTCAAAGAGAATGGGTTTCTCCCTGATCTTGATGCTATTCCGAAGGATGTTGCAAAGAAAGCAAAACTTATGTGGATTAACTATCCGAATAATCCAACATCAGCCATTGCACCCCCCTCATTCTACCAGGAGGTTGTAGAATTTGCACGGGAACATGGTATTGTGGTTGTCAGTGACAATGCCTACTCTGAAATCTCTTTTGATGGATACAAGGCACCGTCTTTTCTTGAGACCGACGGAGCAGATGAGATAGGTATTGAGATGCACTCCCTGTCAAAGACCTACAATATGACCGGATGGCGGATAGGAATGGCAGTCGGAAATAAGGAGGTTATCCGCGGTCTTGGTATTGTAAAAACCAATATTGATTCAGGGGTATTTAATCCGGTTCAGTATGCAGCAATAGCGGCTCTTCAGGGTCCCCAGGATTGTGTTGCAGAGGCATGTAAGGTCTACCAGGAACGGCGTGATGTGCTGGTTAGTGGCCTTACCAAGCTTGGATTTGATGTTACCACACCAAAGGCAACCTTCTATGTCTGGATGAGTGTTCCAGATAGCATCTCATTTGCAGCAAAGATGCTTGATGAGACCGGAATTGTTGTAACTCCCGGTGTCGGCTTTGGAAAATCCGGAGAAGGCTATGTCAGATTCGCAATTACCCGCTCTGTTGACCGTATAAAAGAGGCAGTGGACCGGATGGGAGAGGTGAAATGGTGA